The following coding sequences lie in one Halogeometricum rufum genomic window:
- the hpt gene encoding hypoxanthine/guanine phosphoribosyltransferase, translating to MDQLRQSLLEAPIIEKGDYEYFVHPISDGVPMLEPGLLREIVIKIIRKADLEDVDKIVTPAAMGIHISTAVSLMTDIPLVVIRKREYGLEGEVSLSQQTGYSENDMFINDVKEGDRVLVLDDVLSTGGTMCAVLDALKSTGANVVDTVAVIKKAGPNELDDTDHHVKTLINVTVEDGQVVIVDEDGDD from the coding sequence ATGGACCAGTTGCGGCAGTCGCTCCTCGAAGCGCCAATCATCGAGAAGGGAGACTACGAGTACTTCGTCCACCCCATCAGCGACGGGGTGCCGATGCTCGAACCGGGCCTCCTGCGCGAGATAGTCATCAAGATCATCCGGAAGGCGGACCTCGAAGACGTGGACAAGATAGTGACGCCCGCGGCGATGGGCATCCACATCTCCACGGCCGTCTCCCTGATGACCGACATCCCGTTGGTGGTCATCCGGAAGCGCGAGTACGGTCTCGAGGGCGAAGTCTCGTTGAGCCAGCAAACCGGGTACTCCGAGAACGACATGTTCATCAACGACGTGAAGGAGGGCGACCGGGTGCTCGTCCTCGACGACGTCCTCTCGACGGGCGGGACGATGTGTGCGGTCCTCGACGCGTTGAAGTCCACCGGCGCGAACGTCGTCGACACCGTCGCGGTCATCAAGAAGGCGGGACCGAACGAACTCGACGACACGGACCACCACGTGAAGACGCTCATCAACGTCACGGTCGAGGACGGTCAGGTCGTCATCGTGGACGAAGACGGCGACGACTGA
- a CDS encoding ABC transporter substrate-binding protein produces the protein MPSDNTDNRINRRSWLKALGVGGAAGLAGCSGNGDGTGTETTGGGGETSESTDADTEAADDSGRSVGGTYREALSTDAKSVNFLFHSDTSSAKFVDATMDYAHEFKAIGEVVPMWIESYSETDKQEWTFTLRDNLRWSDPYGQLTAEDWVYTAQNLYGAMSPEESETKENWAGVVQYSDWNDLTIEKTGDLTIRVTTPEPEPAFIASTAFWGGRCLPKDLVQPYVENQDVEGLKQDEELNSLSYTGNLGPYDFEEWQRESRFVATRAEDYYLREVAGSEAIPERFAEAPYFERYELQIIPEESTRLASLKEGDLTFFEDVPSQKVEQFRGMDHLKFRFPPNPFCGMTYYNQRPNGWEMLQNRDVRRALSTAVSKTAIAENIYRGFPTVAQTFQPEWSPWYLTDQVEQFGVGDSYGAEQARSMMEEALSGTDYGYDGDTLVDGNGEQVELTFVYRAGSQNNQTVAEFFKQELAKIGIAVTPTNGGPFNTLQNKYMLNTTGEGSPSFNAGPEATSQEPWDLLYGVALNAYPINPDGSNVFWVPDGGFNFYGYEPEAPIADLYSEARTATDQQTRQDAFAEIFGALSEEQPANFLNFSVYKNAYAENYMGMPAEDEYDYLESWDSSTWYLAEQ, from the coding sequence ATGCCATCCGACAACACGGACAACCGAATCAATCGGCGCAGTTGGCTCAAAGCGCTCGGCGTGGGGGGCGCCGCGGGCCTCGCCGGCTGTTCCGGGAACGGAGACGGGACCGGGACGGAGACGACGGGCGGCGGCGGTGAGACGAGCGAGTCGACGGACGCCGACACCGAGGCGGCCGACGACTCCGGTCGGTCGGTCGGCGGGACGTACCGGGAGGCGCTCTCCACCGACGCGAAGTCCGTCAACTTCCTCTTTCACAGCGACACCTCCTCGGCGAAGTTCGTCGACGCGACGATGGACTACGCCCACGAGTTCAAGGCCATCGGAGAGGTCGTCCCGATGTGGATCGAGTCGTACTCCGAGACGGACAAGCAGGAGTGGACGTTCACCCTCCGCGACAACCTCCGCTGGAGCGACCCGTACGGGCAGCTGACCGCCGAGGACTGGGTGTACACCGCGCAGAACCTCTACGGCGCGATGTCGCCCGAGGAGAGCGAGACGAAGGAGAACTGGGCGGGCGTCGTCCAGTACTCCGACTGGAACGACCTGACGATAGAGAAGACCGGCGACCTGACGATTCGGGTGACGACGCCGGAACCCGAGCCAGCGTTCATCGCCTCCACCGCGTTCTGGGGCGGGCGCTGTCTCCCGAAGGACCTCGTCCAACCGTACGTCGAGAATCAGGACGTCGAGGGGCTGAAACAGGACGAGGAGCTCAACTCCCTGTCGTACACCGGGAACCTCGGGCCGTACGACTTCGAGGAGTGGCAGCGCGAGTCCCGCTTCGTCGCGACGCGCGCAGAGGACTACTACCTCCGCGAGGTGGCCGGGTCCGAGGCCATCCCGGAGCGGTTCGCCGAGGCGCCGTACTTCGAGCGCTACGAACTCCAGATCATCCCCGAGGAGTCCACGCGACTCGCCTCGCTGAAGGAGGGCGACCTCACCTTCTTCGAAGACGTCCCCTCCCAGAAGGTCGAGCAGTTCCGGGGGATGGACCACCTCAAGTTCCGCTTCCCGCCGAACCCGTTCTGCGGGATGACGTACTACAACCAGCGTCCCAACGGCTGGGAGATGCTCCAGAACCGGGACGTGCGGCGGGCGCTCTCGACGGCCGTCTCGAAGACGGCCATCGCGGAGAACATCTACCGCGGGTTCCCCACCGTCGCCCAGACGTTCCAGCCCGAGTGGTCGCCGTGGTATCTGACGGACCAGGTCGAGCAGTTCGGCGTCGGCGACTCCTACGGCGCAGAGCAGGCGCGGTCGATGATGGAGGAGGCCCTGTCGGGCACCGACTACGGCTACGACGGCGACACGCTCGTCGACGGGAACGGCGAACAGGTCGAACTCACGTTCGTCTACCGCGCGGGGTCGCAGAACAACCAGACCGTCGCGGAGTTCTTCAAGCAGGAACTGGCCAAGATCGGCATCGCGGTCACGCCGACGAACGGCGGCCCGTTCAACACGCTCCAGAACAAGTACATGCTGAACACCACCGGCGAGGGGTCCCCGAGCTTCAACGCCGGTCCCGAGGCCACGTCGCAGGAGCCGTGGGACCTGCTGTACGGCGTCGCGCTGAACGCCTACCCCATCAACCCCGACGGCTCCAACGTGTTCTGGGTGCCCGACGGCGGCTTCAACTTCTACGGCTACGAGCCCGAAGCGCCCATCGCCGACCTCTACTCGGAGGCGCGCACCGCCACCGACCAGCAGACGCGACAGGACGCGTTCGCCGAGATATTCGGTGCGCTGAGCGAGGAACAGCCCGCGAACTTCCTCAACTTCAGCGTCTACAAGAACGCGTACGCGGAGAACTACATGGGCATGCCCGCCGAGGACGAGTACGACTACCTCGAGAGCTGGGACAGTTCGACCTGGTACCTCGCCGAACAGTAA
- a CDS encoding ArsR/SmtB family transcription factor produces MGDETDGDHLLDVLGDGDARDILASVSERPRSAKELGDEHGLSLPTVYRRLDKLAEHGLVASSATVEDDGTHYKRYEATFHRAVVTLRDGAYGTRVDHREETVDDPPSREVPGE; encoded by the coding sequence ATGGGTGACGAGACGGACGGCGACCACCTGCTCGACGTCCTCGGCGACGGGGACGCTCGGGACATCCTCGCTTCGGTGAGCGAGCGACCCCGGTCCGCGAAGGAACTCGGCGACGAACACGGCCTCTCACTCCCGACGGTGTACCGGCGACTGGACAAACTGGCCGAACACGGGCTCGTGGCGTCGAGCGCCACCGTCGAAGACGACGGAACGCACTACAAGCGCTACGAGGCGACGTTCCACCGGGCCGTCGTCACCCTCCGCGACGGGGCGTACGGGACGCGCGTCGACCACCGCGAGGAGACGGTCGACGACCCGCCGTCCCGAGAGGTCCCCGGCGAGTGA